The window aggttgatattatctttgtcatcgtcttatgaacacatgaaacctattttgatgtatgagaaagaaactctgaagtttgaagacgttactagcaagctcctatccgaggagaaaagactggaaggtaacggggtctcttcatcaggagatacgatagtgttgtgttcggataggcgaaagagaaactctggtatgctggaagtgcgggaagactgggcatgtaagggttaattgtccaggtggagctaatccggcaaatggctccaaagatgctaacattgtctccatcgttacggagagtgacgaattcttctgaagtcacatcatcctcatggtgtgtccgcgccaccatgaaaagggatgttcgttagcggttccacaaattgtacatgggcattggtttggcgttgatgcaaggtgtgtggtggaaactgatgttgtagctgatgaaacttccagggaaagccaaacaggaagttgcaccataactgttcagctggttatacaacatgtgccgaggtgaaatgcttggaatgcgatattctaagtgctatactctttatggtggagtatgataattctgttaagagttatgattgtctgttatgacaatgattgtcgggtcttgacaatattcgatgaagatgcaaattttatttcttgggttagagataatgtcagcggcatgaagatgaggatcttgaagttgtcgtcaaggaagcatctacgtcggttatccttgcaatgtggaagcatggttatctccttctatccaaaaggtggagatttgttggttatagttttggttagaagatgaatatggttgctagctatattggtaaaatggatgttatcccacataggtgggaggaagaacttggaaggggtgacttggttataaaaggagtgttaagcctcacttccaaattgcaccaatcaatacactttaagtatttgattatttctttctttcttacccttgtttgagagttgtattagttaaatattttggagagtgtagttggcttaagagagtcgtctatatcattgtaacaatttgtgatatagtgtatttctctctttgggggccggtgatttttctcctgttttggagtttccacgttaaatcttgtgttgtgtattgttcttatttctttactattattgttgggctgggtggtgggaattagtgaggccgtaatttcccaacaagttAGTACCTCAATTTTGTTTACCTATCATGATTAGTACCCAAACCTAACTGCAGTCAAAATTGAGgggttaacccctcacatgtgcaatgcatgtgagagCAAATTCGTCCTTTTCCACCATCTTTAGTTTGAAAAGTATTTTTAAAACTAACGATTCTTTCAGTTTTTTATCTTCCCACTTATTTCACCATTTTTTTAACAATACCAACACAAATAAAAATAAATTTCTCACCCCACCACTAAAAACCACCCATCTCCTCTAACCACCCAACTCCCACCCCTATACACCATTAACTTTCGTTTCCTTTTCATAATTAATTAACAATCTTTTTAATTCTTTAAATTACAAATTTTTCAATTTGAGTCACCATAACTGTCAACCTTCCTACCCAAATTTTATTCTCATATTCAGACAATCAAATTTCACAAACCTAAACTAAAATGATCCACCATCAAATCGAAGCACCCGCAACCTAAGACGACTTACCTTAAATACCACCCAACCATCATCTCGTTGGGTTCGCAAACAAGAAAATGAGTGTGAGAGCTACGAAACCTTATAACTTTAATAAAGAATTCGTACAAGCCCCATAACAGATCTTTTTATAAGAGAATGAGGAGGTGACCAATCTGTTACCTTTATCTGCCCTTATTGTAGATAGAGACCCAATCAACTCGAAAAAATTGCTCAATTGGCTAAAGTCCAGAGCTGTTTATGGGGTACATATGGATATATTTTAATTTCTTGTACAACACAACACTCAAGAATTGATTACGAGATCTTAGTTATTCTTTTATGAAAAATAAGGTCACTTTGTATTTTTGTGAATTTTATATCTTTTGTTTTAATTGCAGTAAATGTTTCTTTTATGTTATTTGGGGTTACGATCTATGTTATTTTTGTTAAATGGATATTATTAAATTgcatcttaattataattataattataactaacaTACTAATTATGATGAGCTTAAAACTGTTCACGGGGTACAAACGTCTTTTCCCTCTTTctaaattaaaatttttttgttgttgttcacCTCTTTCAcgattctaaattttattattacggAAATAATTTAGATAGCTTGCTAGTCTGGGTGGTTGGACCCTATTTAACTTTTACATGGGACCAGAGTTCGAATCGTTGCACCGTGGTAATTTTTTTTGCCTACAATTTGCCTAATTTCGTTAATCAATATACAAGGTACTTTTACTTTCCAGATTTAAGCAATATATACAAGCTACTTTTACTTTCCAAATTTGCTGACCCCAATTTATTTGTAAGCTAGAATTCAAATCTTTATCTTGAAATACAAGATCTCCGTACTTTTTATTTGTAAGCTAGATATATATACTTTGTATTTTTCAttttttatattatattcataGTTTAATACTATTTTTGacttctttttttatttatttacttattaaacGTTAAATTAATCGACCAAAATCACCGACCGTTAATCAACCAAATCTATCAACCGTTAACCTACTGAACTCACCCCGCAGCGAAGTGCGAACTTTTTCCCTCGTTAGTAACTATTAGTTATATGCGTTGTACTAGTAACTATTTGGGGCTACGAtctatgttattttttttattcttttagCATTAAGTTCTTCAATGGTTTGTTCATCATAACAAAAATAATAGAAACAGACGAATTTGCCATCACATGCATAATACATGTAAGGGGTTAACCCTTAAATTTTAATTGGAGTTAGGTTGGGGtgctaatgtaacgacccaacctcgttttaccaaaaacactacatatttattattattattattattattatatacataccagaccatctggacggcgtccagaatctggacggcgtccagttacaaaagacaggacggcgtcccaaacattggacggcgtccaattgaacTAAAATGTTCTATGCCAGAAAATcccaacccacgttatactggacggcgtccaagaaggttggacggcgtccaacacacCTGATCAGTCCCATTTCATTCAAAACATGTTTTAACACTTCAAATTCACACCCAAACGCTTTGTAACatccaaatcaagttttacatcacaaTATACGGGTTGAGACTCAATAACTCAACCCAATactaagagcataatcccggggactaccaaatccccaatccacatccatatccgaaagctaccccgtcgagcccaagcgctcttacgcatctagtctaacaactagctagattCACAATCACAAtatctgtaaaaaggtaaacaacgagaggggtaagctaacgcttagtgaatgcaataattatacatatacatatataatctacttacttgcaatcacttacacaatactgcatacaagctagcaattcaacaactatgcaaacatcatgcataaaccaatatccgcaattcacaacaagctagcaacaccaatagcatacagttcacaattaaatatactaatacaaaattcacacaaccatggttaaccaatcgtacaaaggaatggtacttgaattttccatcggtgttcataacaaccattagcgtacaacaacatatatcactaacccttggcggaacgacaacacatatccgttcataaaaccgttagtgtacaacgacatatatcactaactaggacaacacatatccgttcataaaagtcgttagtgtacaacaacatatatcactaactcggacaacacatatccgttcttagaaaccgttagtgtacaacaacatatatcactaactaggacaacacatatccgtccctacaaataaatacattatatacatacatgtatacttattccactcactttggaatgcccgcacaagtcatgtacaacatgatcttcgtcctcaaatccgagcaagtaaccacctatatcacacataggtacaatatacacaaataaatagccattctctaaaagagaactcgactccaacacccttaaccaagggtttatacctacctccacaaactGCCCATTTAGAcaactaaagtggacttcaccaattaccactacgggtggtaatttcgacccattcaaacaagtacaatttaacctaagttatacttgacgccatttaaactcacctaggtcttaacactaaattactacttaggtagtaattatttcaaacgccttttaacacttaacaaaagtgtttatcatccaattaatccaaaattaagtTTAACtcacttgacttgtcaaattacacccAAGGTACCTACAATGACTAACAACTAGTAATTGtatatcaaaatcatcatttgacactaaaaatcaagaacacttaactcatttcaacataaaacccattttgacccatattagggtttacaccccaaaatcaagtcaacacaaaccaAAATCACTAgttcacaagtgttctaaggtttaaccaacacatgcaagatccaaacttacaatttcatcaatcaaaaccctaagtcacccatttaggcttacttacatgaatcttacccaaaaccctcaaatttcacaataaaaggGTTTATAACTCTTAACTAACACAaatcctaactcaaacaagaatcaaacactacaatttggattagggtttacctcaagcaccaaaacgagatctagtagctagaaacaccaacaagcaccaagaaccactccaatttgggcaaaaatcaccaccttcatcaccatttgaagcttcctctctctagaactctcatatctctctctctaagatgtgatgagagagttgtggatgtgaaaatgatccaaaagtggatctaaaactgatattaaagccaccaatcagtccacaagtgaaaagaccaaagtacccctttttATTTGAGTAAAAtaaagctgctggcccgtcaggtcagttggacggcgtccaaaaaggttggacggcgtcccaatgaactgagtctgaaactgaaacttgttttggtcataactttcaaaccgtaactccgttttcgacgaatcaaatatcgttggaaacgtaatgagattttactatccaatggtaaggttttagaacctcaactccaactttatttgggatccaaatatacgcttacatgcctcgtatttcgaatgacgttcgaaataacgcgtaactgaaaaacggggtgttacaactaacCACGATAGTTAAGCAAAAGTGAGGTACCAACTACGCAAAAAAATAAGTTTAGGTGTTATGATAAAAATGTGAACAAACCACAtgtaccaacggcgtaattttttcacATCGTAAATTCGTTTTATTATTAAATTAACTTAAACAAAAACCACCCGAATTTTCAACGGCCCATATCATCCCGCTCGCCACGAATTAAATTTTACCGacttcaccgttcaactcgaaataattttacgaacacaacacaACTAGCTATACGCGAAACAGACTGCTTTTATAATacgctaaatatttcgggataTTTTTCACATATACgtacacgtataataaacaaccTAAATTAACCACCTCATATCGATGGTTCTGTTCCCTTATTCATGTGATTTTTCTGACGTTAAAAACGCGAAGTCCATTACATATACTATGTACTAACCAGGTCTTTCTAAACATACATGtagccagtgttgtaaatctcccgagatctcgtttttagaaggcaaccgagacgagatgttcatcttccGAGATTTCACGGTCAACGagatcaaacttagtcaaagccatgatttctcgaattttcttgctaatttgtaagattttcttgtaaaattcgtaatttctaagattttttcGCTCATAGTAAAAacgcatataaatatacatatatttatgtttttatgtatatttttattaaaaaaactataaagtcaacgtaagttaacgtccgagatctccccgagattattccgagatgccgagatctccctaaaaagtccaaacgagatctccccgagatccgaattctccaaccttgcatGTAGCAAGGCGTTCTTAAAtccgtaaatacataacgctatatTAAATATGAATACGTAATTCAAAAAACCCCATCGCATCGCGCGAGCTGGTATTTTTCCAGTTACTAGTATATTactttaatacaaataataataataacaataagtacaATTATTTAAAAGTAAAAAATATTCCTTTTTCCTCGAGCCTTTCCATAAATTTTACACATGATCAAAGACTAAAAATGACAATATGTCGCTCTGAGTCATGATTTAAACAAAGGTCTATGCGTcgagtaataattatattattacggAGTATTTGACATTTTTTTTCCTTCAacaaatttaaattaaaatattttgTTTACTAAAATCCACATAAAAGAAGATATAGGAATCACAACTTGTGGCTGTTAGCCATTGAAAAGATGAAGAAGGCATTTCAGTCTCCACCTCTTTGATCTGACTTCCTATCTTTTTTTCACATACTCTCAAATGGCAACTTCGTTCAATCTCCCAACTTTTCAACTTCACAAATCCCATTTTCTTGGTCACACCAATTTCATccacaaatcatcatcttttttccctACACCAAAACAATCATCACATCAAATCATAATCCCACGTGCAAAATTCAATCTTTATGAAATCTTGGGTGGTAGAGGCTTATTAGGCGAAGAAGGCCTTCAAGAAGAACTCaaaaaatcaccaccaccaccaccacaaccacaagAACAAACTAACACCACCAATGATCAAGAAAATGTTGATGTTACAATAAATTTACCCGAAAATGGATTCGATAAAGAGTTACTAGGCCTAACCGGTGGCTTCCCGGGTGGCGAAAAAGGTCTACAGGATTTCATTGAAAAGAACCCACCTCCTAAAAAGTCACcaccaaaatcatcatcatcaacaacagcTGGTTTTGATCAGAAGTTGGTTCGTAAACCAAAAGCGCCCGAATTACCATTATTAATGCCTGGAATGATTGCAATAGTTAAGAATCCAAATAGTCCTTATCATATGTATTGTGGGATTGTGCAGAGGATTACTGATGGGAAGGCAGGGGTGTTATTTGAAGGTGGTAATTGGGATAGATTGATTACTTTTAAATTGAATGAGCTCGAACGTCGCGAAAAGGGCCCGCCAATGGTTAGTCCTCGATCGGTTGTGCTTGAAGATCTGGTGGAGAAAAGTACTAATTAGCTTCTTGATCTGTGATCTTTTGTTTATGTAGCATTGGAACTCTGTATGTACAAATAATGTGTGTTTCCATCATGTATAGAGTTTTATATAAACTTATGTTTTTGATAACCAAATAAGATGTAATCCAACTTGCTTGGCCAATATATCAGAATCTTATGTTTTTGGTAACCAAATAAGATGTAAACCAACTTGGCCAATGTTGAGGATCTAATATATTCACGACCCACTAATATATTCATAGACTCACTCGCGACTTGTCAGCGGGTATAAAATTTTATCCTCCTCGTACCCGTGGGTAACGTTTTTTAATATAGCTTTATAGGCCCACTATATTCCTGCGTCGTTAACGTTGTTTTTCTTTTATTATCTTGTTTCCGTGTGTTTACTTTTGATAAATCCATTGTTTTTCTGCGTCGTTAACGTCGTTAAGTATGTCGTTAACCTCGACATACTTGGGAACTAGGGTTTGGGAAGGGCGATTGAATTTTGGGGACTAGGGTTTTATTAAGGGATGACTGAAAAGTGCAGTTGAGATTAACCTGTATACGCTTCATAGTATGTTATATTAGACATGAACACAAAAAGACTAATCTAGCCTCGGTTGGTAAGCATGTGATAAGGACCTAACGAAGATGATGTAACGGATGTTAGAATTGGGGACGAAATTAAAACCGACTCAAAATCATGaaaaaagaaaactttaagtcttatGGTGAAATTACTTGTAAACTTAAGGACTATTGGCGTAATTAATTAAGCCGGTTTATATTCACTCTCGGCCGCCTATGTGCCGCACTCTTTCGATAAACCCTAACATATTCCGGCAAGGAGCCCGCATACGCTCCATATTCAATGGATCAAAACGACGCCGTACAGCTCCAATCATCACCAACCTCAAAGCAACAACATTCAAAAAAGAAGCATAAAACTAAAAGAATTCGTGAAGCAGAGGAGAAAATGGAAGTCAAAATTGAAACAGTCAGCTCAATTTCTGATAAATCGTTACCTTTAATCGGATACTTT of the Rutidosis leptorrhynchoides isolate AG116_Rl617_1_P2 chromosome 5, CSIRO_AGI_Rlap_v1, whole genome shotgun sequence genome contains:
- the LOC139847301 gene encoding NAD(P)H-quinone oxidoreductase subunit S, chloroplastic-like encodes the protein MATSFNLPTFQLHKSHFLGHTNFIHKSSSFFPTPKQSSHQIIIPRAKFNLYEILGGRGLLGEEGLQEELKKSPPPPPQPQEQTNTTNDQENVDVTINLPENGFDKELLGLTGGFPGGEKGLQDFIEKNPPPKKSPPKSSSSTTAGFDQKLVRKPKAPELPLLMPGMIAIVKNPNSPYHMYCGIVQRITDGKAGVLFEGGNWDRLITFKLNELERREKGPPMVSPRSVVLEDLVEKSTN